The Aeoliella mucimassa genome includes the window GAGGTCTCGGCGATAGCTATCCGACTCGATCATCGGCACGTAGATCGTTTGAATGTCGGGCGCGTAGAGCGATTCGTTCCCCATGCGATAGTTCGCGCACCCGCTGGCGGCGATCAGGCCGACAACCAGCAATAGCAAGTGGCGATAATTCATGGCAGGAGCGATGCGTTGCAAGTATAAAAGAAGGCCGACGAGCTACGCCTGGTCGTGGGGGGAATACGACGAGGCCCAGCTCATCAGCACTTCGCAAGGTACGTTGACTAGCGAAACAGTGTGGTTCCTTCTTCGTCTTTCTTGTCCGGCGATTGGTCACCGCCACGCGAATCGCGAAGCTCAGGCACGCGGGCGACGCGCGTCCGTTCCGGGTTCTCGGGGAACATCTCGATGAGCCACTTCGCTGGTTCTTCGGGCAAGGCTGGTTCGTCGGCAATCGCTGACAATCGCTCGCGGGCGGCCGAGGCCAACTGCGACTCGGGATACTTCTTCATCACCTCGCCATAGTAAATGCGAGCGGCGCCGTAGTGGCCGGTGTTCTCGTAGTGCGAAGCCATTGCCATATCGCGTTGCACGATCGCCTGGTTCACTTCGGCTTGGGTTTGCGCGAGTCGTTCACCTTCGTCGGCGCTTAGTCGTCCCGCGAATTGTGTTCGCAGCTGCTTGGCTAGCACCTTGGCCTCTTCCAAGGGTGCCCCATCGTATTCCGGCCCCTGATATTTACGTAGCTTGGTCTGTAATCCCAGCAGGTGAGCCTCGAACTGATACTCGCTGCGAGGATACTGCTGACGCAACAGTTGATAGTAGTGATCGGCCTCGCCGTACTGACCTTTGCGGAAGTACATGCCAGCCATGGCCATGATCGCATCGTCCGCCCGGGGACCGGTGGGATCGTAAAGCTGAATGTTTTCGTAGGTTTTGCGAGCAAAGCCTTGGGTATCGAACCAAGGGCGAGTCTCGTCGGTGAAGTTCGGCGTCGCCGCCCAATGATGCTCTTTCTGATCGTGCTTTTCCCAGTACTCCGCAATCGACCACAAACGCTCCACAACCCCATCGACTTGTGGCGAGTTGGGATACTTCTCCAGTAGCTCGACGTAGGTTTCCCGAGCGTCCTGATATCTGTCGTCGAAGAAATAGCTATTACCGAGCTGATAGAGCGATTGCCGTTCGAGCGTCGAATTGGGCCACCGCTGGCAAGCTTCCTGATATTTTTTGGCCGCTTTCGCATACTGCTTCGCAGTAAACAGGGTCTGGCCTTCTTGGTAGACCTCTTGAGCGCGCTGTTGATCAGGACCAAGACCAACGGCCACCTTAGCCTTCTCGTAGTTCTTCTTCGGATCGAGCTGCGGAAATAGCCCTTGTGGTTTATCCGACTCGGTGCGGAACACCAGGTCCTTCTCCGACATCGCACCGTCCATCGGGCGGCCGTTCTTGTCGAAGTACCCTGGTACCCCTTCGACCTGGTAGCCCTGACGTTCTACATAGGTCGCTTTGTTCTTATTCTTTTTCCACCACTCCGGCGTACCAGGCGTGGCCGCGGAACCACCGAAGCTAGGCATACTTGGCATGCTCGGCATCTGTGCGGGTAGCGATGCGCAGCCGCAACTAACCAGCATGGCGAGTAACAACGTGGCGATTCGGGAACTGTAACAATTCATGAAATCGGAATACCATCGTGAACAGAACCAAAGCCGCCAGTGGCGACGAAAAGACAAGGCAGCGGGAACTTAGAAAACCGGCTGCACGCGAGTCAAGAGCAGTTGCCCTGTTTCGACCACACGTGAGCAGAATCGCGTAAGTTCTTTTACTCATTGTTACTTGCAAGTTTGCCGACCCAACGGAGACGCCGCCGCCGGGGTCCGAAGACTCCGACGGCGGCGCGAGTTGAATAGCATATTGCTATTGGAGTAGTTAGTTACCAATCGGAGTGCCCATCAACTTGGCTTCTTCCTCTTCCTGAATGATGATTCGTGGAGTCACCATCATCATCAGGCTGTCGGTTTCGCGGCCGATACCGACGTTGCGGAACAAGCGGTTGATGTAAGGCATCTTCGACAAGAGTGGTACACCAAACTCGTTACGGCCTTCGTTCAGTCGCTTGATGCCACCGAGCAGAACCGTACCACCATCTGGCACACTCACCGTTGTAGTTACTGAGATGAACGAGAACTCAGGCAACTGAACCGTCGTGCCACTGCGGACGATGTCTTCCGCATCATTGGCCGAGGTGCTCGTACCGTCGTTGTCGTCGGTCGTGCTGCTCGAGGTGCTGGTAGAAGTCGAACCCTCGAAGGTAAACTCCTGCACATCACCAATCTGGCTGAAGAACGGCACCACCGTCAGGCGGACGTAGCGACGATCTTCCGACACCACCGCTTGGATACTCATCAGAGTACCTTCGCTGAGCACCACAATCACAGGCTGCTGAGCAGCGGCGAACTCGCCAACCACTGGCACCACACTGATCACGAAAGGTCGTTGCGTGGTATCGGCCACGAACGCTTGCTGACCGTTGAACAAGGTCACCTTCGGAGCGTTCAACAAGTTACTACGTTGATCGCCCTGCGAGGCACTAATCAGGAAGTAAGCTTCGATGTCGCTGAGGATCGCAAAGCCGAACGAGGCGACATCCTGCGGACTACCAAACTGTGGCACCGCCAACGCGTAGCTACCTTGCCGCAGCGGAATATCAAGGTCGTTGGTGAAGTTCGGGAACTCACCGTCGATCAAACCAACCACAGCACTGCTGGTTTCGCCTTCGTAGGCTTGACCTGGCTGGAAGGTACCGGGCTCGGGATCCTTGTTCTCGATGTTCATATCGAAGTCGATACCGATCCGTTCGAAGAAGCTATCGCTCAGACGAATGAATCGCACTTCGATCGTGACTTGCAGGTCTTGCAGACGACGCAACTGTTCCAGCAAGTCGGCAATCTGCTCGTGCACATCTTGAGTTTGGCTAATAACCAGGCTCAAGTTAGTTGGGAACGGACGAATCTCCGCTTCCGGTCCACCATTCTCCACCCAAGTGTCGCTGGCGACCGTCGAGATAATCAGGTCGATCAGAGAATCGAAGTCGGCGTTCGCTGCACCACCCATGCCGCCGGGGCCACCACCAATCGGTAGCGTTGTCGGCGAACCAAGTCCCGCACCGCTGGCACCCATACCGGGCTGAGCCAGCGCGGTTGGAGGCACTACCCCATTGGGATCAGGGTTGTTGCCATTCACGAACGACATCGGACCATGGCCGAACGAACCAGCACCGTAGCCCATCGCGGCGTGAGCACTGTTGATCAGCCCCTGCAGACCCATGTTGTTATCGGGCACGAAGTTGGGAATCGGAATCACCAGGTCGGCCACGTCGTAGACGAGGGTATACTGCTCGGTATCCTTCAGCGTTTCGCTGGTGATCTTCAGCACTTCGTCCTTGACAACGTAGCCCAGGTGGAACTGCTCGAGAATCAGGTTCAAGGCACTCTTCAGCGAAATCTCACCGTTAACATTCAGCGATACACGAGTGTCGCTCGACACGCCTTCCTGGTTGAGACCACGAAGATCCAGCACCATGTTCACGCCGGTTGCTTTCGACAGATCGTCGATCACTGCTGCGAGCGGCTCGTTCTGGAATCGCACCATCACCGGCTTACGCAGGCTGGCTTCGATTTCGATTTCCTTCGGGCTACGGTTGCGATTCCGATCGTTGCGTCCGCGTTCCTGAACCAGGTCGCGCCAACGCTGCACGTCGTACACCACTTCGTTATTGTCCGAGGTGGTCGCAATCGACGCACTTTCGACGTCGGAGATCGCTTGCCAGAAGCCGTTTTCTTTTTGCTCAGCAATGCTGTTGTTGATGAACTCGCGGCGAATGAACTTGGCCGTTTGTTGAATCTGCATGACGGTTGGATCTTCAGGAGCCAACTCCGTCAATTGCTGGGCAACCAGTTCCATTTCGTGGTACCGGTGATCGTCGCGAAGCTTATTGAACTCATCCACAAGCTTGCCGATCTTATCTTGCATCTGCAGCTTGAGTTCCATCCGACGATCAATCTCGGCGAGAATCTCGCGATTCCGTTCGTCGAGCTCTAGATCAGCACGATGCTGCTGAATGTACTGCTCGGTTTCGTTGATGCTGATGCTCAAACGATGCTGCAGTACTCGCTTGTCGTTCTCACCAAGTTGGCTCTTGTTGACTACTGCTTGCAGATCTTCAAGGGCCTTCAAGGCTTGCTTGGGGTCGGTTTCGCGAAGCTGCTTGGCATCCAGCTGCACGCGTCCGACATCGGCCGAGAGCTGACGCACCAGCACCTGGCGTTCGCCATCCGCCATGTCCATCTCGCGCGAGTTGGCCGTGGCAACACTGTTGGGAAGCGTTTCGCTTACTGCCGGAGTCGATACGTTCGACATCACAGGCGACAGTTCCAAAGGTTCAGGAGCCGCAGTGAGGATTCGCAGATGACCGTCCAAACGTCCGCGGGCTTGGGTGTCGAGCGTTCCGCGGCTTTCGTTCGCTTTGCGGAACAACGACAAAGCTTGCTCGCGATTGCCGCTCTTCAGAGCTTGCTCACCAGCATCGAGCAGAGCCTGAGCACTGGTAGCTGGAGCTTGGGCGAAACGCATCTCACTGATACCAGGCAGATTATTGGCCTGGGCCTGCACGTCTTCGTTGGTTTGCATCATCCCGACAGGATTCGCGTAGCGATTGTCGTCGCTCGGAGCCGAGATGTCTAAGCCCGAATACGGAGTATTCTGCGGCTGAGTCGCCGGGGTAGCCGTGGCCGGGTAACCGACCGGAGGCAGCTGCACCGGAGCCAAGTCGAGCCCTGGAATCGAATCGGAAGGTTCCTCCCGATAGATACCGTAGGGACTCGTGGCCGACGCCGGGGTGACCGCAGGGTCGACCATCGGGGTCGTTGGTGCCTGAGC containing:
- the bamD gene encoding outer membrane protein assembly factor BamD, with the translated sequence MPSMPSFGGSAATPGTPEWWKKNKNKATYVERQGYQVEGVPGYFDKNGRPMDGAMSEKDLVFRTESDKPQGLFPQLDPKKNYEKAKVAVGLGPDQQRAQEVYQEGQTLFTAKQYAKAAKKYQEACQRWPNSTLERQSLYQLGNSYFFDDRYQDARETYVELLEKYPNSPQVDGVVERLWSIAEYWEKHDQKEHHWAATPNFTDETRPWFDTQGFARKTYENIQLYDPTGPRADDAIMAMAGMYFRKGQYGEADHYYQLLRQQYPRSEYQFEAHLLGLQTKLRKYQGPEYDGAPLEEAKVLAKQLRTQFAGRLSADEGERLAQTQAEVNQAIVQRDMAMASHYENTGHYGAARIYYGEVMKKYPESQLASAARERLSAIADEPALPEEPAKWLIEMFPENPERTRVARVPELRDSRGGDQSPDKKDEEGTTLFR
- a CDS encoding type II secretion system protein GspD; the protein is MSRKVLVVLGLGLSTCLAGVAQAQSTTTAATANTPLSREQVDQLLVQAKAAIGAGDLKKADSLITQAEGADVRYPMFHFGDTPGSLRRDLMQAQANNQDPFNTPGPPVAQAPTTPMVDPAVTPASATSPYGIYREEPSDSIPGLDLAPVQLPPVGYPATATPATQPQNTPYSGLDISAPSDDNRYANPVGMMQTNEDVQAQANNLPGISEMRFAQAPATSAQALLDAGEQALKSGNREQALSLFRKANESRGTLDTQARGRLDGHLRILTAAPEPLELSPVMSNVSTPAVSETLPNSVATANSREMDMADGERQVLVRQLSADVGRVQLDAKQLRETDPKQALKALEDLQAVVNKSQLGENDKRVLQHRLSISINETEQYIQQHRADLELDERNREILAEIDRRMELKLQMQDKIGKLVDEFNKLRDDHRYHEMELVAQQLTELAPEDPTVMQIQQTAKFIRREFINNSIAEQKENGFWQAISDVESASIATTSDNNEVVYDVQRWRDLVQERGRNDRNRNRSPKEIEIEASLRKPVMVRFQNEPLAAVIDDLSKATGVNMVLDLRGLNQEGVSSDTRVSLNVNGEISLKSALNLILEQFHLGYVVKDEVLKITSETLKDTEQYTLVYDVADLVIPIPNFVPDNNMGLQGLINSAHAAMGYGAGSFGHGPMSFVNGNNPDPNGVVPPTALAQPGMGASGAGLGSPTTLPIGGGPGGMGGAANADFDSLIDLIISTVASDTWVENGGPEAEIRPFPTNLSLVISQTQDVHEQIADLLEQLRRLQDLQVTIEVRFIRLSDSFFERIGIDFDMNIENKDPEPGTFQPGQAYEGETSSAVVGLIDGEFPNFTNDLDIPLRQGSYALAVPQFGSPQDVASFGFAILSDIEAYFLISASQGDQRSNLLNAPKVTLFNGQQAFVADTTQRPFVISVVPVVGEFAAAQQPVIVVLSEGTLMSIQAVVSEDRRYVRLTVVPFFSQIGDVQEFTFEGSTSTSTSSSTTDDNDGTSTSANDAEDIVRSGTTVQLPEFSFISVTTTVSVPDGGTVLLGGIKRLNEGRNEFGVPLLSKMPYINRLFRNVGIGRETDSLMMMVTPRIIIQEEEEAKLMGTPIGN